A window from Neobacillus sp. PS3-40 encodes these proteins:
- the spoVAD gene encoding stage V sporulation protein AD, with the protein MLKGHQSWIFQNRPMIAATGVTGGPFEANGNLARDFDLLHEDLWMGMETYEKAHRAMVEEAMKTALTKANVLKEKVQFIMAGDLINQITPTNFSARTMQIPCFGLFSACATSMEGLALASFVVNYQGANYILTGASSHNAAVEKQFRYPTEYGGQKPPTAQWTVTGAGVALVCPNDASLKNPVTTSATIGKVIDMGLTDPFNMGGAMAPAAADTIMAHFRDLQLDPSYYDLIITGDLGRIGNEAAYEVLQKSGLKIEKSKFQDCGLLIYKEDQPVQSGGSGAGCSATVLYGHLLNQMKKGVYKRILVVATGALLSPLTFQQNESIPCIAHAVAIEMDGEKG; encoded by the coding sequence AAGCGAATGGAAACCTAGCGAGGGACTTTGATTTACTTCATGAAGATTTATGGATGGGAATGGAAACGTACGAAAAGGCACATAGAGCTATGGTTGAGGAAGCGATGAAGACTGCATTAACAAAAGCAAATGTGCTAAAGGAAAAGGTTCAATTTATCATGGCAGGAGACTTGATCAATCAAATTACCCCAACTAATTTTTCAGCTAGAACAATGCAAATTCCCTGTTTTGGTTTGTTTAGTGCCTGTGCTACCTCTATGGAGGGATTAGCGTTGGCATCCTTTGTTGTAAATTACCAAGGAGCTAATTACATATTAACTGGGGCTTCAAGCCATAATGCAGCCGTTGAAAAACAATTTCGCTACCCAACAGAATATGGTGGTCAAAAGCCTCCAACAGCACAATGGACTGTTACAGGCGCAGGTGTGGCCCTTGTCTGTCCGAATGACGCATCACTTAAAAATCCAGTAACAACAAGCGCTACAATTGGAAAAGTCATTGATATGGGTCTCACGGATCCTTTTAATATGGGAGGTGCAATGGCACCAGCTGCTGCAGACACCATAATGGCACATTTTCGTGATTTGCAATTGGATCCTTCTTATTACGATTTAATTATTACAGGTGACCTTGGCAGGATTGGTAATGAAGCGGCATATGAGGTTCTTCAAAAAAGTGGACTAAAGATAGAAAAAAGTAAATTTCAGGATTGTGGTTTACTAATATACAAAGAGGATCAACCCGTTCAATCAGGTGGAAGTGGGGCAGGTTGTTCTGCAACGGTCTTATATGGTCATTTATTAAATCAAATGAAAAAGGGTGTTTATAAACGAATTCTTGTTGTTGCAACAGGCGCTTTATTGTCTCCCTTAACCTTTCAGCAAAATGAGAGTATCCCATGTATTGCTCATGCTGTAGCAATTGAGATGGATGGTGAAAAGGGGTGA
- a CDS encoding GNAT family N-acetyltransferase, protein MTVKIVENQKELEDAFSVRKTVFIHEQNVPAEEEIDQYEDDSTHFVYYNDEVPTGAGRFRSVDGYGKVERICVLKEARKTGAGKAIMDVIEKFASINGLRKLKLNAQTHAIPFYSGLGYKIISEEFMDAGIPHKTMVKEL, encoded by the coding sequence GTGACCGTTAAAATTGTTGAAAACCAAAAAGAATTAGAAGATGCATTTTCAGTTAGAAAAACAGTTTTTATCCATGAGCAAAATGTACCTGCTGAAGAAGAGATTGATCAGTATGAAGATGATTCTACCCATTTTGTTTACTATAATGACGAGGTTCCTACTGGTGCTGGAAGATTCCGGTCTGTAGATGGCTATGGAAAAGTTGAACGTATCTGTGTTTTAAAAGAAGCAAGGAAAACCGGTGCTGGTAAGGCCATTATGGATGTAATCGAGAAATTTGCTTCTATTAATGGGCTACGCAAACTGAAATTAAATGCACAAACACATGCCATTCCTTTTTATAGTGGCCTTGGCTATAAAATTATTTCCGAAGAATTTATGGATGCTGGTATCCCACATAAAACAATGGTTAAAGAATTATAA
- a CDS encoding esterase family protein, whose protein sequence is MEFPKGSVKELTLYSKELGEEMTLLIYLPANFSPLYKYSLLIAQDGRDYFQLGRVGRVADELLYERQIENIIVVGIPYKNVADRRRKYHPDGDQNEAYIRFLAHELVAFLDKEFPTYHMGSTRTLIGDSLGATVSLLTALQYPHTFGKVLLQSPFVNERIIDMVKDFTEPQLLQIYHVIGNQETEVMMTNGKTGDFLQPNRELSKLFSNMPFTYFYDEFNGNHTWTYWQPDLKRALLTVF, encoded by the coding sequence ATGGAGTTTCCAAAAGGATCCGTAAAGGAACTTACGCTTTATAGTAAGGAGCTTGGAGAGGAGATGACGCTTCTCATTTATCTGCCTGCAAATTTCTCACCCCTATATAAATACTCTCTCTTGATAGCACAAGATGGTCGTGATTATTTTCAGCTTGGAAGAGTTGGACGAGTGGCGGATGAGCTTCTATACGAGCGTCAAATTGAAAACATTATCGTTGTAGGAATACCCTATAAAAATGTAGCAGATCGCCGCAGGAAATATCATCCTGATGGGGACCAAAATGAAGCCTATATTCGCTTCCTTGCTCACGAGCTTGTTGCTTTCTTAGACAAGGAATTCCCAACTTACCATATGGGATCGACACGTACCTTAATTGGTGATTCCCTTGGAGCAACAGTTTCTTTACTTACAGCACTTCAATACCCACATACATTTGGGAAAGTATTGCTGCAATCTCCATTTGTAAATGAGCGTATTATTGATATGGTTAAAGACTTTACAGAACCGCAGCTTCTTCAGATTTATCATGTCATAGGAAACCAAGAGACAGAAGTAATGATGACGAATGGAAAAACAGGCGATTTTCTTCAGCCAAACAGAGAGCTTTCGAAGCTTTTTTCTAATATGCCCTTTACTTATTTTTATGACGAATTTAATGGAAATCATACTTGGACATACTGGCAGCCAGATTTAAAACGTGCCCTATTGACTGTCTTCTAG
- a CDS encoding NUDIX domain-containing protein: MFIVNVEGAIFRNEKWLIIERSKKEEHAGGLLSLVGGKAEQKGNSSDILERTVKREIYEEVDVKVKEHLQYIHSTSFVADSGENVVDIVFLCEYESGKAIAKSPEEVEAVNWMTAQQVYEHPKAPDYLKESIKRAVNMKNLNERLIE, from the coding sequence ATGTTTATTGTAAATGTAGAGGGTGCAATTTTCAGAAATGAAAAATGGTTGATCATTGAACGGAGTAAAAAAGAAGAACATGCAGGTGGGTTGCTTTCGCTTGTTGGCGGTAAAGCTGAACAGAAAGGGAATTCATCAGATATTTTAGAAAGAACGGTGAAACGTGAAATTTACGAAGAAGTGGATGTAAAAGTGAAAGAGCATTTACAATACATTCATAGTACATCATTTGTCGCAGATTCTGGTGAAAATGTGGTTGATATTGTATTTCTATGTGAATATGAATCTGGCAAAGCAATTGCCAAAAGTCCAGAAGAAGTAGAGGCGGTGAATTGGATGACTGCCCAACAAGTTTATGAACACCCCAAAGCTCCTGATTATTTAAAAGAGAGTATTAAACGTGCTGTGAACATGAAGAATTTAAATGAAAGATTGATAGAATAA
- a CDS encoding ATP-dependent helicase, producing the protein MKTVIYQNKLVNLEQMPRDQYQKMYTAGKNEELSCPECKESVRLHLGITKKPHFFHARTPEKICHTSIEPILEKVEQHFTEQNGFRIPQGRTITEVPKSADLFKETKYIETSIPFKEKACFNLVHDQSYLQHLTENGVQLDTTQAAAVKETEGSLLVLAGAGSGKTRVLTARTAYMLKEKNIDPKSMMLVTFTSKAATEMKARLLSYPQMDRGKINQLITGTFHSIFYRMLLFHQPQKWASEKLLKKEWQRSQILKNAGKELNLSEKEFAYDLALQQIGFWKNSLLRPNEVKPESEWEEKTAFLYKRYEEFKTNEGLFDFDDMLIGCHQLFTSTPALLEQYQNRFHYFLIDEFQDINKVQYELIKLFSEKNKNVCAVGDDDQSIYSFRGSDPSFLLEFEKDFPTALVITLDQNYRSTHEIITSANQVITANKLRRLKKMKAQFTGNHQPLLFFPYDEEEEATMIVTDLQERIANGADPSDFAILYRTNASSRAIFERLASSNLPFKIDQDTEGFYDRHIVRSLLSFLKISLNEDNQAALSDVLPTLFLKQSALQDVKALSILHDCSYLGALLHLKTNHSFQEKKLKKAVQLIRSLKHLKPFNAIETIEKEIGFLDFLKKRGNEASKLERGSDDLRDLKVAANAFDSLEALLMHAEHMSAMIKEVKKLGKHFNNAIALSTIHRAKGLEYSSVYILGVVDGSLPHDFALDSYRNGDFAPLEEERRLLYVAITRAKKQLFLSVLQNRRGKKSHSSRFLTPLKKNIK; encoded by the coding sequence ATGAAAACTGTAATTTACCAAAATAAATTAGTTAATCTTGAACAAATGCCAAGAGATCAATATCAAAAAATGTACACTGCTGGAAAAAACGAGGAGCTATCTTGTCCCGAATGTAAAGAAAGTGTACGTCTTCATCTTGGCATTACCAAAAAACCTCACTTCTTTCACGCACGTACACCGGAAAAAATCTGCCACACTTCAATAGAACCAATTTTAGAAAAGGTTGAACAACACTTTACAGAGCAAAATGGTTTTCGAATTCCTCAAGGAAGAACGATAACCGAAGTCCCAAAAAGCGCTGACCTTTTTAAGGAAACGAAGTACATTGAAACAAGCATTCCTTTTAAAGAGAAGGCTTGTTTCAATTTAGTCCATGACCAAAGCTATTTGCAACATCTAACTGAAAATGGTGTTCAATTGGATACTACACAAGCAGCTGCTGTGAAGGAAACGGAAGGTTCTTTATTAGTTCTAGCTGGAGCTGGAAGTGGAAAAACACGGGTTCTAACAGCAAGAACTGCCTATATGCTTAAAGAAAAAAATATAGATCCAAAATCGATGATGCTTGTAACCTTTACTTCCAAGGCTGCTACCGAAATGAAAGCTAGATTGCTATCCTACCCGCAAATGGATAGAGGAAAAATCAATCAACTGATCACCGGTACATTTCATAGTATTTTTTACCGGATGCTTTTATTCCACCAACCACAAAAATGGGCATCAGAAAAATTACTGAAAAAGGAATGGCAACGGAGTCAAATTTTAAAAAATGCTGGGAAAGAGCTGAATTTGTCTGAAAAGGAATTTGCTTATGATTTAGCCCTCCAACAAATTGGCTTTTGGAAAAACTCTCTTTTGAGACCTAATGAAGTAAAACCAGAATCTGAATGGGAAGAAAAAACAGCATTTTTGTACAAAAGATATGAAGAATTCAAGACCAACGAAGGTCTTTTTGATTTTGATGATATGCTCATTGGCTGCCATCAATTGTTTACCTCTACCCCAGCCTTACTTGAGCAATATCAAAATCGGTTTCACTATTTTTTAATTGATGAATTCCAAGATATCAATAAGGTGCAATACGAACTGATTAAGCTTTTTTCAGAAAAAAATAAGAATGTTTGCGCCGTTGGAGATGACGACCAATCGATCTATTCCTTTAGAGGAAGTGACCCTAGCTTTTTGCTGGAATTTGAAAAAGATTTTCCGACTGCATTGGTCATCACACTTGATCAAAATTATCGTTCTACACATGAAATTATTACAAGTGCGAATCAAGTCATTACAGCTAATAAACTGAGAAGACTAAAAAAAATGAAGGCGCAGTTTACAGGGAATCATCAACCTCTCCTCTTTTTCCCGTACGATGAGGAGGAAGAGGCAACCATGATCGTAACAGATTTACAAGAAAGGATTGCAAATGGAGCAGATCCCTCCGACTTTGCTATCTTATACCGAACAAATGCTAGTTCAAGAGCCATTTTCGAAAGATTGGCAAGCTCCAATCTTCCTTTTAAAATTGACCAGGATACAGAAGGCTTTTATGACAGGCATATTGTGAGAAGCCTCCTTTCATTTTTAAAAATTAGTCTAAATGAAGATAACCAGGCAGCACTATCAGATGTTTTGCCTACTTTATTTTTAAAACAATCTGCATTACAGGATGTAAAAGCACTGAGCATTCTTCATGATTGCAGTTACCTTGGGGCGCTCCTACATCTTAAAACCAATCATTCATTTCAGGAAAAGAAATTAAAAAAAGCAGTCCAATTAATCCGTTCATTAAAACATTTAAAACCCTTCAATGCTATTGAAACAATCGAAAAAGAAATCGGGTTCCTTGATTTCTTGAAAAAAAGAGGCAATGAAGCAAGTAAACTTGAGCGAGGTTCAGATGATCTTAGGGATCTAAAGGTTGCAGCGAATGCCTTTGATTCACTTGAGGCCCTTCTCATGCATGCCGAGCATATGTCAGCAATGATTAAAGAAGTAAAAAAACTAGGCAAGCATTTTAACAATGCTATTGCTCTAAGTACTATTCACCGTGCTAAGGGTTTAGAGTATTCTTCGGTATATATTTTAGGGGTAGTGGACGGGAGCCTTCCACATGATTTTGCATTAGATAGTTATCGAAATGGAGATTTTGCTCCCCTTGAGGAAGAAAGAAGACTCCTATATGTTGCTATTACAAGGGCAAAAAAACAGCTCTTTCTTTCTGTCCTGCAGAATAGGAGAGGGAAAAAATCTCATAGTTCAAGATTCCTCACTCCCTTAAAAAAGAATATCAAATAA
- a CDS encoding PQQ-dependent sugar dehydrogenase, whose product MINVKVSLRPIISKLNLPTVLKTAILPGDTIERLFIATQVGEIFYIGNGSLRSFLDIRPRIIKLGGSNGGYDERGLLGLAFHPEFYYNGLFYLHYSVAGTQGPGALPGHFKPNPCDPSTLNQKWINRETQYDHIDTVEEWILQSNSQPQKRRTLLNLKRPFLNHNGVNSLNFSPETGKLVLTTGDGGSGYDPFNLSQDIMEIAGKIIEIDVGKNTFINNPPVVTRFNELPVPIQETLTVIAKGVRNITGVSFQRFHNQYIKYVGNVGQDLVESVFSFVHYKPIPVTQLIQTSLMKSEPDQDGFINFGWRGWEGAFPTSIIRGCPKNQTLDEKTIAYYNEAITTSIRRLQPLTSYFHKDPRPDKFGGTSLTGVQAYMGNGIPNLAGSVVFTDLARNEETKPPVRGVLAYTKVRTDGKLNDFSVIKTEYNFGTQSAYYVSLGTNLDQTRLYLGVYGSMIVTDFNQGTVFEIVP is encoded by the coding sequence GTGATAAATGTTAAGGTTAGTTTACGACCTATTATTAGTAAGTTAAATTTACCAACTGTTTTGAAAACAGCTATACTTCCGGGTGACACAATTGAAAGATTATTTATTGCGACCCAGGTTGGAGAGATCTTTTATATAGGAAACGGAAGTTTAAGGAGCTTTCTAGATATTCGTCCTCGAATCATAAAACTCGGTGGTTCAAATGGTGGTTATGATGAACGGGGATTGCTAGGGCTAGCATTTCATCCCGAATTTTATTATAACGGTCTGTTTTATCTTCATTATTCAGTAGCTGGAACACAAGGTCCAGGTGCTCTTCCGGGACATTTTAAGCCTAATCCGTGTGATCCCAGCACCTTAAATCAAAAATGGATAAATAGAGAAACTCAATATGATCATATTGATACGGTAGAAGAATGGATTTTACAATCGAATAGTCAACCTCAAAAACGACGTACATTACTTAACTTAAAAAGACCGTTTTTAAATCATAATGGTGTCAATAGCTTAAACTTTTCACCTGAAACGGGAAAACTTGTTTTAACAACTGGAGATGGTGGATCAGGATATGATCCATTTAATTTAAGTCAGGATATTATGGAAATAGCCGGCAAGATAATTGAAATTGACGTAGGTAAGAATACATTTATTAATAATCCACCTGTAGTTACACGTTTTAATGAACTTCCCGTACCTATTCAGGAAACGCTTACGGTAATTGCCAAAGGAGTTCGCAATATAACAGGCGTTTCATTTCAAAGGTTTCATAATCAGTATATTAAATATGTAGGAAATGTCGGACAGGATTTAGTAGAGTCGGTTTTTTCATTCGTTCATTATAAACCAATACCAGTTACTCAGCTTATCCAAACTTCTTTAATGAAATCTGAACCTGACCAAGATGGATTTATCAACTTTGGCTGGCGAGGATGGGAAGGTGCTTTTCCGACTTCGATTATAAGGGGCTGCCCGAAAAATCAGACCTTGGATGAGAAAACAATTGCTTATTACAATGAAGCAATTACAACTTCAATAAGGCGTCTACAACCTTTGACTAGTTATTTTCATAAAGATCCTCGTCCTGATAAGTTCGGAGGAACTTCACTTACAGGTGTGCAAGCCTATATGGGAAATGGAATCCCCAATTTAGCGGGAAGCGTTGTGTTTACCGATCTAGCTCGGAATGAAGAAACTAAACCTCCTGTTAGAGGAGTTTTAGCTTATACCAAGGTAAGAACAGATGGTAAATTAAATGATTTTAGTGTTATTAAAACCGAATATAATTTTGGGACTCAATCAGCTTATTATGTTAGTCTGGGAACGAACCTGGATCAGACTAGATTATATTTAGGGGTTTATGGCTCTATGATAGTAACTGATTTTAACCAAGGTACTGTTTTTGAAATTGTTCCATGA
- the spoVAE gene encoding stage V sporulation protein AE, with amino-acid sequence MLAMFFWAFVIGGIICVIGQLLFDVAKLTPGHTLSLLVVVGAVLDGFGLYEPLIDFAGAGATIPITSFGNSLVHGALQEAELHGIVGVLTGMFEVTSSGISAAIIFGFIGALIFKPKG; translated from the coding sequence ATGTTAGCGATGTTTTTTTGGGCATTTGTTATAGGAGGAATCATTTGTGTAATCGGCCAGCTATTATTTGATGTAGCAAAATTGACTCCAGGGCATACATTAAGTTTATTGGTGGTAGTCGGAGCTGTATTGGATGGGTTCGGCTTATACGAACCATTAATAGATTTTGCAGGAGCTGGAGCAACAATCCCGATCACAAGCTTTGGGAATTCCCTTGTTCATGGAGCATTACAAGAAGCGGAATTACATGGAATCGTTGGAGTATTAACTGGAATGTTTGAGGTAACAAGCTCTGGAATATCTGCAGCAATCATATTTGGATTTATTGGTGCGCTCATATTTAAGCCAAAAGGATAA
- a CDS encoding stage VI sporulation protein F, translating to MNNDFFKNLEKKTGVNMQDIFELANSLQNANFKDEKTVRSVIRRVSQIANKPVNKETEDKIVQSIINDGKQLDFNTIAKMMNKK from the coding sequence ATGAATAATGATTTTTTCAAGAACCTTGAAAAGAAAACTGGCGTTAATATGCAAGATATTTTTGAATTAGCAAATTCATTACAAAATGCAAACTTCAAAGATGAAAAAACAGTGCGCAGTGTAATTCGGAGAGTTTCACAAATTGCTAATAAGCCGGTAAATAAAGAAACTGAAGATAAAATTGTTCAATCCATCATCAATGATGGAAAACAGCTTGATTTCAATACAATTGCTAAAATGATGAATAAAAAGTAG
- a CDS encoding DUF2933 domain-containing protein translates to MQWLSYLLILICPLMMIFMMKGHGGGHHNHDKSHASHDLNRKVDLLQEENIKLRNEIETLSSLMKKDS, encoded by the coding sequence ATGCAATGGTTATCGTATTTGCTTATCTTAATTTGTCCTCTTATGATGATTTTTATGATGAAAGGGCATGGAGGAGGACATCATAACCATGATAAATCACATGCTAGCCATGACTTGAATAGAAAGGTGGATCTTCTTCAAGAGGAAAATATTAAACTTCGAAATGAAATTGAAACTTTATCATCACTGATGAAAAAAGATTCCTAA
- a CDS encoding MATE family efflux transporter, with translation MGEEEIQEDKTAKQKFTAIVTLAVPAMIENILQTVVGFVDTLFVSKLGLNEVTALGVANAVLAVYIAIFMALGVGTSSLIARSIGAGNIDKAKSIARQSTIISAIFGLLFGLTTLFFSEPLLRLMGAKSSVLADGITYFQIVAIPSIFISLMFIFGSILRASGDTKTPMKVSWWINFIHIGLDYVLIFGVFGLKGFGVAGAAWATVIVRLIGTVLLYFYIKRSKVSFSIFGSYSQEDSFSILKLSTPAAIERLIMRLGQVLYFGLIVKIGADTYAAHSIAGNIETFSYMPGYGLAIAATTLVGQSVGAKRSKEAYQYGMMTTWIAVGFMSFVGVLLYFLSPWFATWFTTDKNAVYMIVTALRIDAFAQPALAIGLVLAGALQGAGDTKSPMYSTAIGMWVIRVLGVYILGIHFGMGIVGVWLSIAIDLYVRAIFLLYRFRNTSKTRSRRANAMG, from the coding sequence ATGGGGGAAGAAGAAATACAAGAGGATAAAACAGCCAAACAAAAATTTACTGCAATTGTTACCCTAGCTGTTCCAGCAATGATTGAAAATATTTTGCAAACCGTAGTTGGTTTCGTTGATACTCTTTTTGTTTCAAAATTAGGATTAAATGAAGTAACAGCTTTAGGTGTTGCTAACGCAGTTTTGGCTGTTTATATCGCTATTTTTATGGCACTGGGCGTCGGAACTTCTTCACTTATTGCAAGAAGTATTGGAGCAGGAAATATAGATAAAGCTAAATCCATTGCCCGTCAATCAACAATAATTTCAGCAATTTTTGGACTGTTGTTTGGACTTACTACTTTGTTTTTTAGTGAACCATTACTTCGATTGATGGGGGCAAAATCGAGTGTATTGGCAGATGGAATTACCTATTTTCAAATAGTTGCCATCCCTTCTATTTTTATTTCCCTAATGTTTATTTTTGGAAGTATTTTGCGTGCTTCTGGAGACACCAAAACACCAATGAAGGTGAGCTGGTGGATAAATTTTATTCATATTGGATTAGATTATGTTCTCATTTTCGGAGTCTTTGGATTAAAGGGATTTGGGGTAGCTGGAGCTGCATGGGCAACGGTTATTGTACGGTTAATTGGAACAGTATTATTGTACTTTTATATTAAAAGGTCAAAAGTTTCCTTTTCTATCTTTGGTTCATATTCACAAGAGGATTCTTTCTCTATTTTGAAATTATCTACACCAGCGGCAATTGAACGATTAATCATGCGATTAGGTCAGGTTCTTTATTTTGGATTAATTGTAAAAATTGGAGCAGATACTTATGCTGCCCATTCAATAGCAGGAAATATCGAAACATTTTCTTACATGCCTGGTTATGGATTAGCGATAGCTGCTACTACTCTCGTTGGTCAGAGTGTTGGTGCAAAACGTTCCAAAGAGGCTTACCAATATGGCATGATGACAACATGGATTGCAGTCGGTTTTATGTCCTTTGTTGGTGTATTGTTGTACTTTCTGTCTCCTTGGTTCGCTACATGGTTTACCACAGACAAAAATGCTGTATATATGATTGTTACTGCTTTGAGGATTGATGCTTTTGCCCAACCAGCTTTAGCTATCGGTTTGGTATTGGCTGGTGCTCTACAAGGTGCTGGTGATACAAAAAGCCCGATGTATAGTACAGCTATTGGTATGTGGGTCATACGAGTACTTGGTGTTTATATTCTCGGAATTCATTTTGGAATGGGAATCGTAGGAGTTTGGCTTTCTATTGCAATCGACTTATACGTTAGAGCAATATTCTTACTTTATAGATTTAGGAATACTTCAAAAACAAGAAGCAGAAGAGCGAATGCTATGGGATAG
- a CDS encoding GNAT family N-acetyltransferase, whose product MRIRELNVNEEPPIDLLLLADPSRKLIEEYLNRGKCYIAENNKEITGVYVLLPTRPETVELVNIAVPENEQGKGIGKQLLMDAIQQSKVKGYKTIEVGTGNSSLGQLALYQKCGFRITSVDSDFFIRHYDEKIFENGIWCRDMIRLAQNLN is encoded by the coding sequence ATGAGGATTAGAGAATTAAATGTTAATGAAGAACCTCCAATAGATTTATTGTTACTGGCTGATCCTTCTCGAAAACTGATAGAGGAATATTTAAACAGAGGAAAATGTTATATAGCTGAAAACAATAAAGAAATAACAGGCGTTTATGTATTGCTTCCTACAAGACCGGAAACCGTTGAATTAGTTAATATAGCTGTTCCAGAGAACGAACAAGGAAAAGGGATTGGAAAACAGTTACTTATGGATGCGATTCAGCAATCAAAAGTGAAGGGTTATAAAACAATCGAGGTTGGAACGGGAAATTCAAGTTTAGGACAATTAGCTTTGTATCAAAAATGTGGTTTTAGGATTACCAGTGTTGATAGTGATTTTTTTATACGACACTATGATGAAAAGATTTTTGAAAATGGAATTTGGTGTAGAGATATGATACGGTTGGCCCAAAATTTGAATTGA
- a CDS encoding metal-sensing transcriptional repressor → MEGHVRGVKQMAIDGSDCPDILLQIVAIRKALNNSAKNTFTDHMETCLVDAVHQGNEQEVLLDIKKSIR, encoded by the coding sequence ATTGAAGGTCATGTAAGAGGAGTAAAACAAATGGCAATCGATGGTAGTGATTGTCCTGATATTCTTCTTCAAATTGTTGCCATTAGAAAAGCACTAAACAATTCAGCGAAAAATACTTTCACAGACCATATGGAAACTTGTCTTGTAGATGCAGTGCATCAAGGGAATGAACAAGAGGTTTTACTAGATATAAAAAAAAGCATTAGATAA
- a CDS encoding NAD(P)H-dependent oxidoreductase, which yields MKTLVIVAHPNLERSKVNKTWMNRLQHEENVTVHNLYALYPNFEVDVEVEQQLLLEHDRIVLQFPFYWYSSPALLKQWQDVVLAYGFAYGSQGNNLHGKEFMLAISSGGPDGAYQAGGYNHYSMSELTRPFQATANLCGMHFLPSFLLQGMMTLTEEKLQESTEALAAYVTNPNLRAGR from the coding sequence ATGAAAACTTTAGTCATTGTTGCACATCCAAACCTGGAGCGTTCAAAAGTAAATAAAACGTGGATGAACCGTCTTCAACATGAAGAAAATGTAACGGTTCACAATTTATATGCACTTTACCCGAATTTTGAGGTTGATGTCGAAGTAGAGCAGCAGCTTTTATTAGAGCATGACCGCATTGTTCTACAATTCCCATTCTATTGGTACAGCTCTCCTGCTTTGTTAAAGCAATGGCAGGATGTCGTTTTAGCATACGGTTTTGCCTATGGGTCACAAGGAAACAATCTCCACGGAAAAGAGTTTATGCTAGCTATTTCTTCTGGCGGTCCGGATGGAGCATACCAGGCTGGCGGTTACAATCACTATTCCATGAGTGAGTTAACTAGGCCATTCCAAGCGACAGCAAACCTGTGCGGCATGCATTTCTTGCCATCATTCCTTTTGCAAGGAATGATGACACTAACTGAAGAAAAACTTCAAGAAAGCACTGAAGCACTTGCTGCATATGTAACCAATCCAAATTTGCGTGCAGGCCGCTAA
- a CDS encoding YjcG family protein gives MKFGVVIFPSKSLQDLVNSYRKRYDPHYALISPHITLKNAFEVSEDEGKRFADQLREIAKEFEPFSTRTTKVGSFQPVNNVIYLKIEPEKALLDLHQKVNQEFNDDHVEYSFVPHITIGQKLSNDEHSDVYGSLKMLKMGHEETIDRFHLLYQLENGSWTVYETFRLGKEF, from the coding sequence ATGAAATTTGGAGTAGTTATTTTTCCATCAAAGTCACTTCAAGATTTAGTAAATTCCTACCGTAAGCGTTATGATCCACATTACGCATTAATCTCTCCACACATTACATTAAAGAACGCCTTTGAAGTATCAGAAGATGAAGGAAAAAGATTCGCTGATCAATTACGCGAGATTGCCAAAGAATTCGAACCTTTTTCAACAAGAACAACAAAAGTCGGCTCTTTCCAGCCAGTAAATAATGTTATTTACTTAAAGATTGAACCCGAAAAGGCACTTTTAGACCTACACCAAAAAGTGAATCAAGAATTTAATGATGATCATGTAGAATATTCCTTTGTTCCCCATATTACTATTGGTCAGAAGCTTTCAAACGATGAACATTCTGATGTGTATGGCTCACTTAAAATGTTGAAAATGGGACATGAAGAAACAATTGACCGCTTCCATCTTCTCTACCAATTAGAAAATGGTTCATGGACAGTATATGAAACATTTCGACTTGGAAAGGAATTTTAA
- a CDS encoding YjcZ family sporulation protein codes for MFCGYGGYGYGGGGFGMGSTFVLIVVLFILLIIVGASFI; via the coding sequence ATGTTCTGCGGATATGGTGGATATGGATATGGTGGCGGAGGCTTTGGAATGGGCTCCACATTTGTATTAATCGTAGTATTGTTCATTTTGTTAATCATTGTCGGAGCAAGCTTCATTTAA